One Paralichthys olivaceus isolate ysfri-2021 chromosome 8, ASM2471397v2, whole genome shotgun sequence genomic region harbors:
- the osbp gene encoding oxysterol-binding protein 1 isoform X5, translating to MSEPKPPTPTPGDTYKGWLFKWTNYIKGYQRRWFVLSNGLLSYYRTQAEMGHTCRGTINLATANIAVEDSCNFVISNGGAQTYHLKASSEVERQRWITALELAKAKAVRMQAESDDSGDDCSTAPPTAGQGGGCRNSEIQSTLRTMGSKVEDLTTCNDLIVKHGSALQRSLSELEGIRVGGDMGEKIRQVTERATLFRITSNAMINACRDFLGMAQTHSKRWQKALMTERDQRIRLEETLEQLAKQHNHLERAFRGATVLPSSFSNPALGNKGGVSGKGDASDEDDDNEFFDAMEDPAEFITVPADPKYHRRSGSNLSGFSSETGIDDQSVNFDELSLASNPESPQSLELEPVRQRRTHIPDKPNYYLNLWSIMKNCIGKELSKIPMPVNFNEPLSMLQRLSEDLEYYELLDKGAKCQSSLEQMCYVAAFTVSSYSTTVHRTGKPFNPLLGETFELDRLRECGYRSLCEQVSHHPPAAAHHAISEKGWTLRQEISLASKFRGKYLSIMPLGSIQCLFDKSDNHYSWKKVTTTVHNIIVGKLWIDQSGEIDVVNHKTGDRCHLKFAPYSYFSRDVPRKVTGVVTDKDGKAHYVLSGTWDEKMELSRVMQSSKGENGTEGKQRTVYQTLKAKEIWRKNPLPEGAENMYFFSTLALTLNEFEEGVAPTDSRRRPDQRLMEDGRWDEANAEKQRLEEKQRTARREREREAVKVACSPEEAVTEDSVNDSPLKTDAQETGTEASEVTDETDTEDSPPHTPVACAHQDNYQALWFEKLDDPVSGETLHVYKGGYWEAKDQGSWEICPDIF from the exons ATGTCAGAGCCGAAGCCCCCGACTCCGACCCCTGGAGACACGTACAAGGGTTGGCTCTTCAAATGGACTAACTACATAAAAGGTTATCAGAGACGCTGGTTTGTTTTGAGCAATGGACTGCTGTCGTATTACAG GACCCAGGCAGAGATGGGTCACACATGCAGAGGCACCATCAACTTGGCCACGGCCAATATTGCTGTGGAGGACTCGTGCAATTTTGTCATTTCCAACGGCGGAGCGCAAACCTACCACCTGAAGGCCAGCTCAGAGGTGGAGCGACAGCGATGGATCACGGCGCTCGAGCTTGCCAAAGCAAAGGCTGTTCGCATGCAGGCCGAATCTG ATGACTCCGGTGACGATTGTTCCACAGCTCCACCCACCGCAGGACAGGGTGGGGGCTGCCGTAACTCAGAAATCCAGTCCACACTTCGAACAATGGGCAGCAAGGTGGAGGACCTCACCACCTGCAACGATCTCATTGTCAAGCATGGTTCTGCCCTTCAAAG GTCTTTGTCAGAACTGGAGGGGATTCGTGTTGGAGGCGACATGGGGGAGAAGATCAGACAAGTCACAGAGAGGGCCACACTGTTCCGAATCACCTCTAATGCCATGATCAAC GCATGTCGAGACTTCCTCGGCATGGCCCAGACCCACAGTAAGCGCTGGCAGAAGGCCTTAATGACCGAGAGAGACCAGAGGATACGGTTGGAGGAGACTCTGGAGCAGCTGGCTAAACAGCACAACCATTTGGAGCGAGCTTTCAGAGGAGCTACTGTTCTCCCCTCTTCATTCAGCAATCCCGCTTTAGGTAACAAAG GTGGTGTTTCAGGAAAGGGGGATGCCAGTGACGAGGATGATGACAATGAGTTCTTTGATGCTATGGAAGATCCAGCAGAGTTTATAACTGTCCCTGCTGACCCCAAGTATCACAG AAGATCTGGCAGTAATCTTAGTGGGTTCAGCAGTGAGACCGGGATTGACGatcagtctgtgaat TTTGATGAACTGTCTTTGGCATCTAATCCGGAGTCTCCTCAGTCTCTGGAGCTAGAGCCAGTTCGACAGAGACGGACTCATATTCCTGACAAGCCCAACTATTACCTCAATCTGTGGAGCATCATGAAGAATTGCATTGGAAAGGAGCTCTCAAAGATACCAATGCCT GTAAATTTCAATGAGCCCCTCTCCATGCTGCAACGTCTGTCCGAAGACCTGGAATACTACGAGCTGCTGGACAAGGGTGCTAAATGTCAGAGTTCTCTGGAGCAGATGTGTTACGTCGCCGCTTTCACGGTCTCCTCCTACTCTACGACTGTCCACCGCACAGGGAAACCCTTCAATCCACTGCTGGGAGAAACCTTTGAGCTCGACCGACTCAGAGAGTGTGGCTACCGCTCCCTGTGTGAGCAG GTGAGTCACCACccacctgctgcagctcatcatgccATCTCTGAGAAGGGTTGGACACTCAGACAGGAAATAAGTCTGGCCAGCAAGTTTAGAGGAAAATATCTCTCTATCATGCCCCTGG GTTCTatccagtgtttgtttgataagAGCGACAATCACTACTCTTGGAAAAAAGTAACTACAACAGTCCACAACATTATTGTGGGGAAACTGTGGATCGATCAG TCAGGGGAGATAGATGTGGTGAACCACAAGACAGGAGATCGCTGCCACCTCAAGTTTGCTCCCTACAGTTACTTCTCCAGAGATGTACCCAGAAAG GTAACCGGAGTAGTAACAGATAAGGATGGAAAGGCCCACTATGTGCTGTCAGGAACATGGGACGAGAAGATGGAGTTGTCTCGGGTAATGCAGAGCAGTAAAGGCGAGAACGGCACAGAGGGCAAACAGAGGACTGTGTATCAGACCCTCAAAGCCAAAGAAATCTggagaaagaacccattacc agagggagcagagaacATGTACTTCTTCTCCACACTGGCCTTGACTCTCAATGAATTTGAGGAGGGAGTGGCGCCAACAGACAGTCGTCGTCGCCCTGACCAGCGGTTAATGGAGGACGGCCGCTGGGACGAGGCTAACGCAGAGAAACAGAGGCTAGAAGAAAAACAGCGCACGGCCCGtagagaaagggagagggaaGCCGTTAAAGTCGCCTGCTCACCTGAGGAAG CTGTCACTGAGGATTCAGTCAATGACTCACCCTTGAAAA CTGATGCACAGGAGACTGGCACAGAAGCAAGTGAGGTTACTGATGAAA CTGACACAGAGGACTCTCCCCCTCATACACCTGTTGCAT gTGCCCATCAAGACAACTACCAAGCCCTGTGGTTTGAGAAGTTAGATGACCCCGTATCCGGAGAGACCTTGCACGTCTACAAGGGGGGTTACTGGGAGGCGAAGGACCAAGGCAGCTGGGAAATTTGCCCCGACATCTTCTGA
- the osbp gene encoding oxysterol-binding protein 1 isoform X1 — MSEPKPPTPTPGDTYKGWLFKWTNYIKGYQRRWFVLSNGLLSYYRTQAEMGHTCRGTINLATANIAVEDSCNFVISNGGAQTYHLKASSEVERQRWITALELAKAKAVRMQAESDDSGDDCSTAPPTAGQGGGCRNSEIQSTLRTMGSKVEDLTTCNDLIVKHGSALQRSLSELEGIRVGGDMGEKIRQVTERATLFRITSNAMINACRDFLGMAQTHSKRWQKALMTERDQRIRLEETLEQLAKQHNHLERAFRGATVLPSSFSNPALGNKGGVSGKGDASDEDDDNEFFDAMEDPAEFITVPADPKYHRRSGSNLSGFSSETGIDDQSVNFDELSLASNPESPQSLELEPVRQRRTHIPDKPNYYLNLWSIMKNCIGKELSKIPMPVNFNEPLSMLQRLSEDLEYYELLDKGAKCQSSLEQMCYVAAFTVSSYSTTVHRTGKPFNPLLGETFELDRLRECGYRSLCEQVSHHPPAAAHHAISEKGWTLRQEISLASKFRGKYLSIMPLGSIQCLFDKSDNHYSWKKVTTTVHNIIVGKLWIDQSGEIDVVNHKTGDRCHLKFAPYSYFSRDVPRKVTGVVTDKDGKAHYVLSGTWDEKMELSRVMQSSKGENGTEGKQRTVYQTLKAKEIWRKNPLPEGAENMYFFSTLALTLNEFEEGVAPTDSRRRPDQRLMEDGRWDEANAEKQRLEEKQRTARREREREAVKVACSPEEAVTEDSVNDSPLKTDAQETGTEASEVTDETDTEDSPPHTPVASPHGPSLLPLLMDGKDGANGASVKSAHQDNYQALWFEKLDDPVSGETLHVYKGGYWEAKDQGSWEICPDIF; from the exons ATGTCAGAGCCGAAGCCCCCGACTCCGACCCCTGGAGACACGTACAAGGGTTGGCTCTTCAAATGGACTAACTACATAAAAGGTTATCAGAGACGCTGGTTTGTTTTGAGCAATGGACTGCTGTCGTATTACAG GACCCAGGCAGAGATGGGTCACACATGCAGAGGCACCATCAACTTGGCCACGGCCAATATTGCTGTGGAGGACTCGTGCAATTTTGTCATTTCCAACGGCGGAGCGCAAACCTACCACCTGAAGGCCAGCTCAGAGGTGGAGCGACAGCGATGGATCACGGCGCTCGAGCTTGCCAAAGCAAAGGCTGTTCGCATGCAGGCCGAATCTG ATGACTCCGGTGACGATTGTTCCACAGCTCCACCCACCGCAGGACAGGGTGGGGGCTGCCGTAACTCAGAAATCCAGTCCACACTTCGAACAATGGGCAGCAAGGTGGAGGACCTCACCACCTGCAACGATCTCATTGTCAAGCATGGTTCTGCCCTTCAAAG GTCTTTGTCAGAACTGGAGGGGATTCGTGTTGGAGGCGACATGGGGGAGAAGATCAGACAAGTCACAGAGAGGGCCACACTGTTCCGAATCACCTCTAATGCCATGATCAAC GCATGTCGAGACTTCCTCGGCATGGCCCAGACCCACAGTAAGCGCTGGCAGAAGGCCTTAATGACCGAGAGAGACCAGAGGATACGGTTGGAGGAGACTCTGGAGCAGCTGGCTAAACAGCACAACCATTTGGAGCGAGCTTTCAGAGGAGCTACTGTTCTCCCCTCTTCATTCAGCAATCCCGCTTTAGGTAACAAAG GTGGTGTTTCAGGAAAGGGGGATGCCAGTGACGAGGATGATGACAATGAGTTCTTTGATGCTATGGAAGATCCAGCAGAGTTTATAACTGTCCCTGCTGACCCCAAGTATCACAG AAGATCTGGCAGTAATCTTAGTGGGTTCAGCAGTGAGACCGGGATTGACGatcagtctgtgaat TTTGATGAACTGTCTTTGGCATCTAATCCGGAGTCTCCTCAGTCTCTGGAGCTAGAGCCAGTTCGACAGAGACGGACTCATATTCCTGACAAGCCCAACTATTACCTCAATCTGTGGAGCATCATGAAGAATTGCATTGGAAAGGAGCTCTCAAAGATACCAATGCCT GTAAATTTCAATGAGCCCCTCTCCATGCTGCAACGTCTGTCCGAAGACCTGGAATACTACGAGCTGCTGGACAAGGGTGCTAAATGTCAGAGTTCTCTGGAGCAGATGTGTTACGTCGCCGCTTTCACGGTCTCCTCCTACTCTACGACTGTCCACCGCACAGGGAAACCCTTCAATCCACTGCTGGGAGAAACCTTTGAGCTCGACCGACTCAGAGAGTGTGGCTACCGCTCCCTGTGTGAGCAG GTGAGTCACCACccacctgctgcagctcatcatgccATCTCTGAGAAGGGTTGGACACTCAGACAGGAAATAAGTCTGGCCAGCAAGTTTAGAGGAAAATATCTCTCTATCATGCCCCTGG GTTCTatccagtgtttgtttgataagAGCGACAATCACTACTCTTGGAAAAAAGTAACTACAACAGTCCACAACATTATTGTGGGGAAACTGTGGATCGATCAG TCAGGGGAGATAGATGTGGTGAACCACAAGACAGGAGATCGCTGCCACCTCAAGTTTGCTCCCTACAGTTACTTCTCCAGAGATGTACCCAGAAAG GTAACCGGAGTAGTAACAGATAAGGATGGAAAGGCCCACTATGTGCTGTCAGGAACATGGGACGAGAAGATGGAGTTGTCTCGGGTAATGCAGAGCAGTAAAGGCGAGAACGGCACAGAGGGCAAACAGAGGACTGTGTATCAGACCCTCAAAGCCAAAGAAATCTggagaaagaacccattacc agagggagcagagaacATGTACTTCTTCTCCACACTGGCCTTGACTCTCAATGAATTTGAGGAGGGAGTGGCGCCAACAGACAGTCGTCGTCGCCCTGACCAGCGGTTAATGGAGGACGGCCGCTGGGACGAGGCTAACGCAGAGAAACAGAGGCTAGAAGAAAAACAGCGCACGGCCCGtagagaaagggagagggaaGCCGTTAAAGTCGCCTGCTCACCTGAGGAAG CTGTCACTGAGGATTCAGTCAATGACTCACCCTTGAAAA CTGATGCACAGGAGACTGGCACAGAAGCAAGTGAGGTTACTGATGAAA CTGACACAGAGGACTCTCCCCCTCATACACCTGTTGCAT CCCCTCATGGACCATCACTCCTCCCCCTTTTAA TGGATGGAAAGGACGGTGCTAATGGAGCTTCAGTCAAAA gTGCCCATCAAGACAACTACCAAGCCCTGTGGTTTGAGAAGTTAGATGACCCCGTATCCGGAGAGACCTTGCACGTCTACAAGGGGGGTTACTGGGAGGCGAAGGACCAAGGCAGCTGGGAAATTTGCCCCGACATCTTCTGA
- the osbp gene encoding oxysterol-binding protein 1 isoform X9 codes for MSEPKPPTPTPGDTYKGWLFKWTNYIKGYQRRWFVLSNGLLSYYRTQAEMGHTCRGTINLATANIAVEDSCNFVISNGGAQTYHLKASSEVERQRWITALELAKAKAVRMQAESDDSGDDCSTAPPTAGQGGGCRNSEIQSTLRTMGSKVEDLTTCNDLIVKHGSALQRSLSELEGIRVGGDMGEKIRQVTERATLFRITSNAMINACRDFLGMAQTHSKRWQKALMTERDQRIRLEETLEQLAKQHNHLERAFRGATVLPSSFSNPALGNKGGVSGKGDASDEDDDNEFFDAMEDPAEFITVPADPKYHRRSGSNLSGFSSETGIDDQSVNFDELSLASNPESPQSLELEPVRQRRTHIPDKPNYYLNLWSIMKNCIGKELSKIPMPVNFNEPLSMLQRLSEDLEYYELLDKGAKCQSSLEQMCYVAAFTVSSYSTTVHRTGKPFNPLLGETFELDRLRECGYRSLCEQVSHHPPAAAHHAISEKGWTLRQEISLASKFRGKYLSIMPLGSIQCLFDKSDNHYSWKKVTTTVHNIIVGKLWIDQSGEIDVVNHKTGDRCHLKFAPYSYFSRDVPRKVTGVVTDKDGKAHYVLSGTWDEKMELSRVMQSSKGENGTEGKQRTVYQTLKAKEIWRKNPLPEGAENMYFFSTLALTLNEFEEGVAPTDSRRRPDQRLMEDGRWDEANAEKQRLEEKQRTARREREREAVKVACSPEEADAQETGTEASEVTDESAHQDNYQALWFEKLDDPVSGETLHVYKGGYWEAKDQGSWEICPDIF; via the exons ATGTCAGAGCCGAAGCCCCCGACTCCGACCCCTGGAGACACGTACAAGGGTTGGCTCTTCAAATGGACTAACTACATAAAAGGTTATCAGAGACGCTGGTTTGTTTTGAGCAATGGACTGCTGTCGTATTACAG GACCCAGGCAGAGATGGGTCACACATGCAGAGGCACCATCAACTTGGCCACGGCCAATATTGCTGTGGAGGACTCGTGCAATTTTGTCATTTCCAACGGCGGAGCGCAAACCTACCACCTGAAGGCCAGCTCAGAGGTGGAGCGACAGCGATGGATCACGGCGCTCGAGCTTGCCAAAGCAAAGGCTGTTCGCATGCAGGCCGAATCTG ATGACTCCGGTGACGATTGTTCCACAGCTCCACCCACCGCAGGACAGGGTGGGGGCTGCCGTAACTCAGAAATCCAGTCCACACTTCGAACAATGGGCAGCAAGGTGGAGGACCTCACCACCTGCAACGATCTCATTGTCAAGCATGGTTCTGCCCTTCAAAG GTCTTTGTCAGAACTGGAGGGGATTCGTGTTGGAGGCGACATGGGGGAGAAGATCAGACAAGTCACAGAGAGGGCCACACTGTTCCGAATCACCTCTAATGCCATGATCAAC GCATGTCGAGACTTCCTCGGCATGGCCCAGACCCACAGTAAGCGCTGGCAGAAGGCCTTAATGACCGAGAGAGACCAGAGGATACGGTTGGAGGAGACTCTGGAGCAGCTGGCTAAACAGCACAACCATTTGGAGCGAGCTTTCAGAGGAGCTACTGTTCTCCCCTCTTCATTCAGCAATCCCGCTTTAGGTAACAAAG GTGGTGTTTCAGGAAAGGGGGATGCCAGTGACGAGGATGATGACAATGAGTTCTTTGATGCTATGGAAGATCCAGCAGAGTTTATAACTGTCCCTGCTGACCCCAAGTATCACAG AAGATCTGGCAGTAATCTTAGTGGGTTCAGCAGTGAGACCGGGATTGACGatcagtctgtgaat TTTGATGAACTGTCTTTGGCATCTAATCCGGAGTCTCCTCAGTCTCTGGAGCTAGAGCCAGTTCGACAGAGACGGACTCATATTCCTGACAAGCCCAACTATTACCTCAATCTGTGGAGCATCATGAAGAATTGCATTGGAAAGGAGCTCTCAAAGATACCAATGCCT GTAAATTTCAATGAGCCCCTCTCCATGCTGCAACGTCTGTCCGAAGACCTGGAATACTACGAGCTGCTGGACAAGGGTGCTAAATGTCAGAGTTCTCTGGAGCAGATGTGTTACGTCGCCGCTTTCACGGTCTCCTCCTACTCTACGACTGTCCACCGCACAGGGAAACCCTTCAATCCACTGCTGGGAGAAACCTTTGAGCTCGACCGACTCAGAGAGTGTGGCTACCGCTCCCTGTGTGAGCAG GTGAGTCACCACccacctgctgcagctcatcatgccATCTCTGAGAAGGGTTGGACACTCAGACAGGAAATAAGTCTGGCCAGCAAGTTTAGAGGAAAATATCTCTCTATCATGCCCCTGG GTTCTatccagtgtttgtttgataagAGCGACAATCACTACTCTTGGAAAAAAGTAACTACAACAGTCCACAACATTATTGTGGGGAAACTGTGGATCGATCAG TCAGGGGAGATAGATGTGGTGAACCACAAGACAGGAGATCGCTGCCACCTCAAGTTTGCTCCCTACAGTTACTTCTCCAGAGATGTACCCAGAAAG GTAACCGGAGTAGTAACAGATAAGGATGGAAAGGCCCACTATGTGCTGTCAGGAACATGGGACGAGAAGATGGAGTTGTCTCGGGTAATGCAGAGCAGTAAAGGCGAGAACGGCACAGAGGGCAAACAGAGGACTGTGTATCAGACCCTCAAAGCCAAAGAAATCTggagaaagaacccattacc agagggagcagagaacATGTACTTCTTCTCCACACTGGCCTTGACTCTCAATGAATTTGAGGAGGGAGTGGCGCCAACAGACAGTCGTCGTCGCCCTGACCAGCGGTTAATGGAGGACGGCCGCTGGGACGAGGCTAACGCAGAGAAACAGAGGCTAGAAGAAAAACAGCGCACGGCCCGtagagaaagggagagggaaGCCGTTAAAGTCGCCTGCTCACCTGAGGAAG CTGATGCACAGGAGACTGGCACAGAAGCAAGTGAGGTTACTGATGAAA gTGCCCATCAAGACAACTACCAAGCCCTGTGGTTTGAGAAGTTAGATGACCCCGTATCCGGAGAGACCTTGCACGTCTACAAGGGGGGTTACTGGGAGGCGAAGGACCAAGGCAGCTGGGAAATTTGCCCCGACATCTTCTGA
- the osbp gene encoding oxysterol-binding protein 1 isoform X11 — protein MSEPKPPTPTPGDTYKGWLFKWTNYIKGYQRRWFVLSNGLLSYYRTQAEMGHTCRGTINLATANIAVEDSCNFVISNGGAQTYHLKASSEVERQRWITALELAKAKAVRMQAESDDSGDDCSTAPPTAGQGGGCRNSEIQSTLRTMGSKVEDLTTCNDLIVKHGSALQRSLSELEGIRVGGDMGEKIRQVTERATLFRITSNAMINACRDFLGMAQTHSKRWQKALMTERDQRIRLEETLEQLAKQHNHLERAFRGATVLPSSFSNPALGNKGGVSGKGDASDEDDDNEFFDAMEDPAEFITVPADPKYHRRSGSNLSGFSSETGIDDQSVNFDELSLASNPESPQSLELEPVRQRRTHIPDKPNYYLNLWSIMKNCIGKELSKIPMPVNFNEPLSMLQRLSEDLEYYELLDKGAKCQSSLEQMCYVAAFTVSSYSTTVHRTGKPFNPLLGETFELDRLRECGYRSLCEQVSHHPPAAAHHAISEKGWTLRQEISLASKFRGKYLSIMPLGSIQCLFDKSDNHYSWKKVTTTVHNIIVGKLWIDQSGEIDVVNHKTGDRCHLKFAPYSYFSRDVPRKVTGVVTDKDGKAHYVLSGTWDEKMELSRVMQSSKGENGTEGKQRTVYQTLKAKEIWRKNPLPEGAENMYFFSTLALTLNEFEEGVAPTDSRRRPDQRLMEDGRWDEANAEKQRLEEKQRTARREREREAVKVACSPEEGAHQDNYQALWFEKLDDPVSGETLHVYKGGYWEAKDQGSWEICPDIF, from the exons ATGTCAGAGCCGAAGCCCCCGACTCCGACCCCTGGAGACACGTACAAGGGTTGGCTCTTCAAATGGACTAACTACATAAAAGGTTATCAGAGACGCTGGTTTGTTTTGAGCAATGGACTGCTGTCGTATTACAG GACCCAGGCAGAGATGGGTCACACATGCAGAGGCACCATCAACTTGGCCACGGCCAATATTGCTGTGGAGGACTCGTGCAATTTTGTCATTTCCAACGGCGGAGCGCAAACCTACCACCTGAAGGCCAGCTCAGAGGTGGAGCGACAGCGATGGATCACGGCGCTCGAGCTTGCCAAAGCAAAGGCTGTTCGCATGCAGGCCGAATCTG ATGACTCCGGTGACGATTGTTCCACAGCTCCACCCACCGCAGGACAGGGTGGGGGCTGCCGTAACTCAGAAATCCAGTCCACACTTCGAACAATGGGCAGCAAGGTGGAGGACCTCACCACCTGCAACGATCTCATTGTCAAGCATGGTTCTGCCCTTCAAAG GTCTTTGTCAGAACTGGAGGGGATTCGTGTTGGAGGCGACATGGGGGAGAAGATCAGACAAGTCACAGAGAGGGCCACACTGTTCCGAATCACCTCTAATGCCATGATCAAC GCATGTCGAGACTTCCTCGGCATGGCCCAGACCCACAGTAAGCGCTGGCAGAAGGCCTTAATGACCGAGAGAGACCAGAGGATACGGTTGGAGGAGACTCTGGAGCAGCTGGCTAAACAGCACAACCATTTGGAGCGAGCTTTCAGAGGAGCTACTGTTCTCCCCTCTTCATTCAGCAATCCCGCTTTAGGTAACAAAG GTGGTGTTTCAGGAAAGGGGGATGCCAGTGACGAGGATGATGACAATGAGTTCTTTGATGCTATGGAAGATCCAGCAGAGTTTATAACTGTCCCTGCTGACCCCAAGTATCACAG AAGATCTGGCAGTAATCTTAGTGGGTTCAGCAGTGAGACCGGGATTGACGatcagtctgtgaat TTTGATGAACTGTCTTTGGCATCTAATCCGGAGTCTCCTCAGTCTCTGGAGCTAGAGCCAGTTCGACAGAGACGGACTCATATTCCTGACAAGCCCAACTATTACCTCAATCTGTGGAGCATCATGAAGAATTGCATTGGAAAGGAGCTCTCAAAGATACCAATGCCT GTAAATTTCAATGAGCCCCTCTCCATGCTGCAACGTCTGTCCGAAGACCTGGAATACTACGAGCTGCTGGACAAGGGTGCTAAATGTCAGAGTTCTCTGGAGCAGATGTGTTACGTCGCCGCTTTCACGGTCTCCTCCTACTCTACGACTGTCCACCGCACAGGGAAACCCTTCAATCCACTGCTGGGAGAAACCTTTGAGCTCGACCGACTCAGAGAGTGTGGCTACCGCTCCCTGTGTGAGCAG GTGAGTCACCACccacctgctgcagctcatcatgccATCTCTGAGAAGGGTTGGACACTCAGACAGGAAATAAGTCTGGCCAGCAAGTTTAGAGGAAAATATCTCTCTATCATGCCCCTGG GTTCTatccagtgtttgtttgataagAGCGACAATCACTACTCTTGGAAAAAAGTAACTACAACAGTCCACAACATTATTGTGGGGAAACTGTGGATCGATCAG TCAGGGGAGATAGATGTGGTGAACCACAAGACAGGAGATCGCTGCCACCTCAAGTTTGCTCCCTACAGTTACTTCTCCAGAGATGTACCCAGAAAG GTAACCGGAGTAGTAACAGATAAGGATGGAAAGGCCCACTATGTGCTGTCAGGAACATGGGACGAGAAGATGGAGTTGTCTCGGGTAATGCAGAGCAGTAAAGGCGAGAACGGCACAGAGGGCAAACAGAGGACTGTGTATCAGACCCTCAAAGCCAAAGAAATCTggagaaagaacccattacc agagggagcagagaacATGTACTTCTTCTCCACACTGGCCTTGACTCTCAATGAATTTGAGGAGGGAGTGGCGCCAACAGACAGTCGTCGTCGCCCTGACCAGCGGTTAATGGAGGACGGCCGCTGGGACGAGGCTAACGCAGAGAAACAGAGGCTAGAAGAAAAACAGCGCACGGCCCGtagagaaagggagagggaaGCCGTTAAAGTCGCCTGCTCACCTGAGGAAG gTGCCCATCAAGACAACTACCAAGCCCTGTGGTTTGAGAAGTTAGATGACCCCGTATCCGGAGAGACCTTGCACGTCTACAAGGGGGGTTACTGGGAGGCGAAGGACCAAGGCAGCTGGGAAATTTGCCCCGACATCTTCTGA